Within the Deltaproteobacteria bacterium RBG_16_64_85 genome, the region AAGCTGCGAGGCAAGGAGGAAGACCCGGTCCCACCGGTCGGCGATGAGGATGGCCTCCTGCCGAAGTTTCATCCCCTTTCCCTTCTCCTTCGTCTTCGCCTCTCGGGCAAAGGCGGTCTGCCCCACGGCCTTCCGGATCACCTCGGTGAAGTCCTTTGCTTCGGGGGGGTAGGAAACCGTCTTGCCGACCCGGATCCCGCTCTCCTGCGCTGCGGCAGCGACCGCCTCCGCGAACCCTTTTCCGTAACCGTTATCCGGGTAGAGGAGCAGGAGATTGGACTGCCCGCTTCTTTGCAGATAGGCCAGGACCGCCCGCGCCTCCGTGGTTGGGGAGAGGCCGAATCCGTACAGGAAGGGCTTCTCCTGGATCCCCTTCTGGCCGAGATAGAGGACCGGGGGCGATTTCGGCCCGAAGGCGACGCCGACGGACCGCCCCTCCTCCCCGGTCAGCGGCCCCAGGAACCCGATGACGCTCCGGTCCGATGCCGCCCCGAGGAACTCCTTTCGGGCCCGGTCCGGCTGGCCGCCGGTGTCCATCCAGCGCAGGACCGGCAGGAGGGGATCGGTTCCCTTTTGCCGGGACTGCTGCAAGGCGATTTCCGCGCCGGAGAGGACGGCGAACCCGATGTCGGCCAGCTTTCCGCTCAAGGGGACGAGTCCGACGATCTTCGGGCGGGAAGCGATGATCTTCTCCAGCCGGAAGAGCTGTTCCGCCGCTTCCTGCGAACCGGTGCCTCCCGCGCCCGCCGCTTTCTCGAGAGCAAATGCCGCCATGCCGGTGAATCCCTTCCGGGAGGCCAGCTTCCCCATCGTCAGAAACAGGTGGGCCTTTACCCCCGCTTCCTCCTCGCCTTCCGCCGCCTCCCGCAGTGCGGCCATATCGGTCAAGCCCGCGATCAGGGCATCCCTCTCCGCGCGGATTCGCGCGGTCTCCTCCGGGGTGCGAGCCGTCTCCGCGGCGCGGCGGAACAGGCCCATCGCCTGGCCTACCCTTCCTCTTTCCAAGTCCGCGCGGGCCATGACGGCGAGCAGCTTCGGAGGATCGGCGTGGATGTACTGCTGGTCCAGCAGGTAGGCCGCCACCTGCCGCGCCTCGGACTTCCACTGCATGCGCTGGTACACCCGGAACTTGAGGTCCATGGCGGAGAGCGCCAGGAACCGGGCGCGGGAAAGGAGGATCGCCTTGTCCGCGGCGGAGAGGGCCGGTTCGATCTCCCCCTTGGCGAGCAGCATCTCCCCCACTCGCATCCATACGAACCCTTTCCGCTCGTCGTCGGGGTAATTGTAGGCCAGATCGAGAAAATGGGAGAGCGCCTCATCCGTCCTGCCGGCCTGGAACTCCGTCTCCGCGCGCCAGAACGGGGCGATCGGAAGGGCGCGGGAAGGGGAAGGGGCCGCCGGACGGGCAACCGGCACGGTCTCCGCGGCGGGCGGAAGGGGGAGTTCCTCCCCCCACGATGCGACGCACACAACGGCCAGCAGGATGAGGGCGAAAGCCCCCCCCGTCTTGCGCATCAACCGAAGATCTCCTTGACCTTTTCGAAGAAGCTCCGGGAGATGGGGCCGGGGAAGTCGCCCGAAAGTTCCCGGAATTCGACCAGCAATTCCTTCTGCCGCTTGGTCAGTTTTTTCGGGACGTCGATGACGACCCGGATCACGAGGTTCCCCCGCCGATGTCCGTTGAGAACGGCTACCCCTTCGCCCTTCATCACGAACTCCTGGCCGGACTGCGTTCCCGGGGGAAGGGTGAGCTTCTTCTTGCCGGAAAGGGTCGGAACCTCGATTTCATCCCCCAGCGCGGCCTGGGGAAAGACGATCGGCACTTCGCACAGCAGGTGCTCCCCGTCGCGCACGAAAAAAGGATGCTCGCGGACGGACACCACGACGTAAAGATCGCCCGGGGGACCGCCGCCCGGCCCGGTCTCCCCCTCCCCGCGCAGTTTCAGCCGCGTTCCGTTGTCGACGCCAGCGGGAATCTTCACTTTCAGGGACCGCTTTTCCTTGACCGTCCCGCTTCCCGCGCACTCGGGGCAATGCTCCCGGATGATCTCCCCGGCCCCCCGGCAACGGCCGCACGTCCGGGTCATCGAGAAGAACCCTTGCTGGACGGAAACCTGCCCCCGCCCGTTGCACGCCGCGCACCGCTCGGGGCGGGTCCCCTTCTTCGCCCCCCTCCCCGCGCACTCGGCGCAGGCCGCGGTCCGGGGGACGACGATCTCCTTCTCGGTCCCGAACGCCGCCTCCTCGAACGCGATTTCCAGGTTATAGCGGAGATCGGCCCCGCGACGCGACTTCTGCCTGCCGCCCCCGAAGATCGTCCCGAACCCGAA harbors:
- a CDS encoding molecular chaperone DnaJ, producing the protein MAKRDYYEVLGVSRNVGPDEIKKSFRQLALQYHPDRNPGDKSAEEKFKELNEAYSVLSDPQKREQYDTYGHAGPSGQGFGGFTDFNFGGVEDILNEFFGFGTIFGGGRQKSRRGADLRYNLEIAFEEAAFGTEKEIVVPRTAACAECAGRGAKKGTRPERCAACNGRGQVSVQQGFFSMTRTCGRCRGAGEIIREHCPECAGSGTVKEKRSLKVKIPAGVDNGTRLKLRGEGETGPGGGPPGDLYVVVSVREHPFFVRDGEHLLCEVPIVFPQAALGDEIEVPTLSGKKKLTLPPGTQSGQEFVMKGEGVAVLNGHRRGNLVIRVVIDVPKKLTKRQKELLVEFRELSGDFPGPISRSFFEKVKEIFG